Below is a genomic region from Streptomyces ferrugineus.
CTACGACGTCAGCGACGTCCTGTCGATCACGGACGCCTTCCTGCTGGCCTCCGCGCCCAACGACCGCCAGGTCAAGTCGATCGTCGACGAGATCGAGGAGCGGCTCCTGAAGGAGCTGGGCGCCAAGCCGGTGCGCCGCGAGGGCGACCGTGAGGCCCGCTGGGTGCTGCTCGACTACGTCGACATCGTCGTCCACGTCCAGCACAGCGAGGAGCGCGTCTTCTACGCCCTGGAGCGGCTGTGGAAGGACTGCCCCGAGCTCGAACTGCCCGACGACGCCAAGGCCACCCGCGGCAAGGCCGAGGAGCACGCCAAGCTCCAGGCCGCAGAGGAGGCGGCCGACCTGGGCGGTGAGTGGCGATGAGCACCACCGGCGAGGTGCCCACCGGCAAGCCCGGCCGCGGCCGCCGCGTCATCCTGTGGCGGCACGGCCAGACCTCGTGGAACGTGGAGCGCCGCTTCCAGGGCACCACGGACGTCCCGCTCACCGAGGCCGGCGTCTCCCAGGCCCGCCGAGCCGCCCGGCTGCTGGTCAACCTCAAGCCCGACGCGATCATCGCCTCCGACCTCCAGCGCGCCGCCGACACCGCCGCCGAGCTGGCCGGGCTCACCGGCCTGGCGGTGACGCACGACGAGGGCCTGCGCGAGACCTACGCGGGCGTCTGGCAGGGGCTGACGCACGAGGAGATCATCGCCCGGCACGGCGAGGAGTACGCCGCGTGGAAGCGCGGTGAGCCGGTGCGCCGCGGTGGCGGCGAACTGGAGACCGAGGTCGCCGACCGCGCCGCGCCGGTGGTGCTCCGGCACGCCGAGAAGCTCCCCGACGACGGCACGCTCGTCGTGGTCAGCCACGGCGGCACCATCCGTACGACCATCGGCCGGCTCATCGGCCTGGAGGCCGGGTACTGGGAGAGCCTGGGCGGCCTCACCAACTGCTGCTGGTCCGTCCTGGGCGAGGGCGCGCGCGGCTGGCGCCTGCTGGAGCACAACGCCGGCACCCTGCCGGAGCCGGTGCTCGGCGACGACGACTGACGTCGGGGTCCCGGCCGGGTCGACCCGGGACCCGGATTTCACTTTCTGGCAGGTCGCAGGCTAAAGTTCTTCTTGTTCGCCCGCCGAGCGGAGGACACCCAGGGGCTATAGCTCAGTTGGTAGAGCGCCTGCATGGCATGCAGGAGGTCAGGAGTTCAATTCTCCTTAGCTCCACAGTGAGACAACAAGATCCCGTCGATCGAAGCGATCGACGGGATCTTCTGGTATCCGCCAAAGTGTTCGGGTTCGGGTTGAGTCACCCGGGCCCCGCCAGGCGTATACCTCTCCGGAGGGGTCGCGGAGGCTGCCGTGTCCGGACTGGTACTGAGGCGTCGCTGACCGTATTGGTCCGGCCGTGGCAGAATCAAACGGCCGGAAGGGGACGCGGCCCGACGGGAGGGAGTAGCGATGCCTGCGAGCATCCTCGAAGAGGTCGGTCACCTCTTCGAAGCAGCATTGACACGGGATACGATCACCCGCCTCAGCTGCCCTTCCTGCGGCTCCGTCCATGTTGCCCAGCTTCTCGGTGACAATGGCGGAATTTCCTACGTGTGCACGGCCTGCGGCCACAGCTGGAGCTGATCGATGGGTGCACACAGGCGAAAGTGCGACTGGTGCGGCAGCGGAACGCCGATCGTCCGTGACATGGAACCGGTGAACCCCGACTACCAGTACTGGTGCGAGGAATGCGCGCGGGCGCTGATCATAAAGGGCGACCCGATCGAGACCTACCGTGAACTCGAGGGCGAACCGATCTACGGCCGACTCCTCGAAGAACACTGCACCCTCAAGCGCTTCTACTCCTTCGTCACGGCTTGAACCGGACATAAGCACCCGTATCGCGCCGCACGGGAAACGATTTGGTGCTGCACCTGATCGACCGGTAATGTTGGCGTCGCCGCCGGGGAAACCGGGCGAACGAGGGGCTATAGCTCAGTTGGTAGAGCGCCTGCATGGCATGCAGGAGGTCAGGAGTTCAATTCTCCTTAGCTCCACAGTGAGACAACAGGATCCCGCCGGATCGATTCGATCCGGCGGGATCTTTTGCGTGCGCGGATGCCGTTGGTTTCAGGGGCGGTTGGGGAACGAACGAGGGGCCGTCCGGGTGGGACGGCCCCTCGTGTGTGCGTGTCGGGCCTCAGCGGCCCAGGGCGCGCCTGCCGCGGCCCTGGGAGAGGACCGGCAGGTTGTTGCGGGAGGAGTCCTGCGCGCGCGTGTCCTCCTCGATGCGCAGGGCGAGGGCGGGGCAACGGCGCACCGCCCGCATGGCCTTGGCCTCGGCGTAGCGCGGCACCTTCGCCTGGGCGACGGTCGGGAAGCCGTCGGCGCCCAGTTGGAAGACCTCCGGGAGGATGTCCGCGCACAGGCCGTGCCCCCGGCACAGCGTCCAGTCGACGTAGATCTTCTGGCGGCTGGGGCCGTTCTCCTCCGACTCGGCGCCGCCCGGGATGCCCGTGGGTGCCCTGCCGCCCTCGAAGAGCGGCAGAACGCCCTCCACGCGCCGTCCGCAGCCGTTGCCGAGGACATGGGCCGCGAGGTCGTCGGTGAACGCCTTGATGGTCGACTCCAGGAACATCGCGGAGCCGTCCGGGTGCGAGCACGCGCCGCGCCGCTTCACGTTCTTGGCGACCTGCTTGAGCGCCTCCAGGGCGGCCGGGCCGCCGCCGTTGAGGATGTCCTCCATACCGCGCGCGGCGGCCGGCAGACCGAGGTAGCAGGGGCCGCACTGGCCCGCGCTCTCCTCGGCCAGCCACTGCGCCACCCGCAGCGACTCGCCCAGCGGGCAGGTCTCCTGAGTGATCGGCAGGATCGCGCCGGCGCCGAGCGCACCGCCCACCGCGTCCAGTGAATTGCGCGAGACGACCGCCTCGTTGACCGTCGCCGCGTCGATCCACTTGCCGTGGTAACCACCCGTCAGCACGCCCTGCGGCACCGGCGGGGCGCCGGCGAGCTGCAGGACGTAGCGCAGCGGCACGCCCGTGGGCACCTCGATGACCATCGGGCGGGCGACCGCGCCGGAGACGGTGAGCATCACGGTGCCCGGCTCGTCGTACAGGCCGGTGTTGCCGTAGCGCTCCGGGCCGATGCGGGCGGCTATGGCGAGTTGGGCGAACGTCTCGGCGTTGGACAGCAGGGTCGGGGCGCCGCCGACGCCGTTCTGCGAGGCGCTGACCTTGCGGCCGGGCGGGATCGCCGGGCCGCCGTCGATCGAGCGGACCAGGGAGGCGGCGGCGCCGGTGACCATGCGCACCGGGTTGCGCTGCACCCACGCGCGTAGAGCGGAGCGGCGACTGTTGCTCAGGCCGCGTTCTGCGAGGGCGGCCTCCATGGAGCGCTGCGTCGATTCCCGGGTGACCCCCACCACGAGCGTGCGGGCACCCAGGGCCTCGGCGCACAGCAGCGCGCCGTCCAGGATGAGATGCGGGGCACGGTTGATCAACACCGTGTCCTTGCGGCAGGCCGGCTCGTCCTCACTGCCGTTGATGACCACGACCGGCCGTACGCCGCGTTTGATCGCCGCCTCGGCGACCGAGCGCAGCTTCTTGTGGAAGGGGAAGCCGGCGCCGCCGCGGCCCTTCAGATTGATGTTCTCGGCGAGCTTCGCGAGTTGCTCGCCGCCCATCGGCTCGAGCGGCCCGTGCACCTTGAGATGCATGGGCAGATCGAGTCTTTCGACAAGGTCGAAGCCCGACGTGAGCTGGGGAAGGCCGACCACGCGGACTTCGGGTACGTCGGGCAGGGCCTCGTTCACTTAAAGCCTCCGGAAGGCGTGTTCCAAGGTTCGCCCGAACCCGGTGCGTCGAAGTCGTAGGAGGCACCGGGCAGTGTTTCAGTGGCGGGACCGCTGTTGTTGTACGTGTCGTTCTGGTTGTACGTCCCGAAGACGGCGTTCGTCTCAGCGGTGTCGTACACATCACTCGAGCCGTAGCCAGATGCGCCGTTGCCGTAGCCCGGAGTGCCCGAGTTGTCGTAGACGGGGATGTTGTATCCCGTGTCGTTGAGCGGGTCGTAGGCCGACGGGGGCGCTTCGCCCACCGGCGGTGGGGAGGGGATCGGCCAGTTCCCCGAGGTGCTGCCGCCGCCGTCGATGCGCGGGATGGCCTCGGTGGGCTGCATGTCCAGGGGCAGGTCGAAGGGGGAGGCCTGGTCGGCCGCGAGGGACTGCTGCCGCTCGCGCGCGGGTGGCGAGACGGCGCGGTAGGCGGCGGCGAAGCCGCCGGTGGTCTCCGCGGCGGACGGGGACCGCATGCCGGGCAGCGGGCCCGTCGTGCCGGGCAGCGGGCCCGCCGGCTGACCGTCGCGCGCGCGTCGCCTCGACCGCGGCTCCTCGTAGCCCGACAGCGCGGACTCCGTCGCCCTGGCCCGGCTGGCCTCGAGATCCTCGCGGGCGGCCGGTTCGCCGTTGCCGATGAGCCGGGTGAGCCGGTCGGCGACCTTGCGCTTGAAGGGGCGCGGCGCGGCGCGCAGGGCGAGTGCCGCGCCGACCGCCACCACGCACAGCTCGTACGACACCATGAAGAACGTCTTCGCCGGGCGGCCGGCGAACAGGCCGTGGACCAGCGCCGCGCACCAGGCCGGGTAGGCCAGCATGTGCATCGCCCGCCAGCGCGCCGCGACCGGCGCCGAGGACGCGAAGCGGTTGCGCAGCGCGCCGGTGACGCCCACGAAGATCATGAGCATCCCGGCCAGGGTGCCCAGGCCGATCAGGAACGCGGTGCCCGTGAACTGGTCGCCGCCCGAGATGAGCAGCCCGAAGGGGATGAACGCGGCGATCCAGCTCGTGTGCTCCAGCACCAGCTTCGTCACGATGTGCACCAGCAGGAAGGCGATGGAGGCGACCGCGGTCACCCGGTGCACGGCCTGCGCCGTCATCCGCTGGCGGGTGTTGAGGATCATCCGGTCCTGGGCGACGAGTCCCCAGACCACCGAGCAGGTGAGGAGGACGAGGGACAGGACGCCCGCGCCGAAGTTGAGGAACTCCAGGAACGCGTCGTCCATCACGCCGTCGTCCGGATCGAACGGTTCCGTCGTCACGACATGCCTCCCGTCGAAACAAGGGCGGGTATGGACGGCAGAGGGGCAGCGGCCACCGTCCCGGCGGCCGACGGGCCGGGCCTGGGCGGCGGGCTGCTGTGAGGACGAGGGTTCATGGGGGCAACTCCGAACGGTTCGGGAAAGCGGTCCCGCTGCCGCACTCTAAGTGGCTCCATACCGATGGGTACGGCGTTTGAGTTATTGCGTTGTTATCCACGGACGGGGTGGGGCTGGTGATGTCCCTTAGCGACTGTTACGCCAGGTAACAGTTGAACATTGTTCAGCTTTTCGAGGTCTTCACATCTTTCAGGTACGGAGCCGAGGCTGTCATTGTTCATACGCGACGCTTATGTGCGACCCCGCCGGAAGCCCGTCGCGACCCGCTCCGGCGCTGCGGTACCCTGACGCCATGCGTGCCGTACGCCTTCTGCTTAGCGAGCCGCGCTGATCAGTCCCGACCACTGGGCGAATCGGATGGTCGGAATCGGCGCGGCGTCCCCTCCTGTGCGAGGGGATTTTTCGTTTCTAGAGAATCGCAGCCGCTGGCAGAGACGATCGATGGAGCTTAAGGACCATGAGCGAGACGAACCCCGCTGCCACCGCCGAGGTGGCCGCGCCGCACCGCTACACGGCGGCCATGGCCGCCGAGATCGAGGCACGCTGGCAGGACTTCTGGGACGCCGAGGGCACGTACGCGGCGCCGAACCCCAAGGGTGACCTGGCGGGCGACTCCGAGCTGGTCGCCCGGCCCAAGAAGTTCATCATGGACATGTTCCCGTACCCCTCCGGTGCGGGCCTGCACGTCGGTCACCCGCTGGGCTACATCGCCACCGACGTCTTCGCGCGCTTCCAGCGCATGACCGGCCACAACGTCCTGCACACTCTGGGCTTCGACGCCTTCGGCCTGCCCGCCGAGCAGTACGCCGTGCAGACCGGCACGCATCCGCGCGTCTCCACCGAGGCCAATATCGAGAACATGACGGCCCAGCTGCGCCGGCTGGGCCTGGGTCACGACAAGCGCCGGTCGTTCGCCACGATCGACCCGGACTACTACAAGTGGACCCAGTGGATCTTCCTGCAGATCTTCAACTCCTGGTACGACGACGAGGCGAGGAAGGCCCGCCCGATCGCCGAGCTGGTCGCCGCCTTCGAGTCCGGTGAGCGTGCCGTACCGGGGCACACGCGCGCGTGGAGCGAACTGAGCGCCGACGAGCGCGCCGACGTCCTGGGCGAGTACCGGCTGGCCTACGCCTCCGACGCGCCGGTCAACTGGTGCCCCGGCCTGGGCACCGTGCTGGCCAACGAGGAGGTCACCGCCGACGGCCGCTCCGAGCGCGGCAACTTCCCGGTCTTCAAGGCCAAGCTGCGCCAGTGGAACATGCGGATCACCGCCTACGCCGACCGGCTGCTGGAGGACCTGGACGCGCTGGACTGGCCCGAGGCCATCAAGCTGCAGCAGCGCAACTGGATCGGCCGCTCCGAGGGCGCCCGCGTCGACTTCCCCATCGACGGCGAGCGCATCACCGTCTTCACCACGCGCCCCGACACCCTGTTCGGCGCGAGCTACATGGTGCTGGCGCCCGAGCACCCGCTGGTCGACAAGTTCACCCCGGACGCCTGGCCCGAGGGCACCCACGACGTGTGGACCGGCGGTCACGCGAGCCCGGCCGAGGCCGTCGCCGCCTACCGCGCGCAGGCCGCCTCCAAGTCCGACGTCGAGCGCCAGGCCGAGGCCAAGGACAAGACCGGCGTCTTCATCGGCTCGTACGCGACCAACCCGGTCAACGGCGAGCGGGTGCCCGTCTTCATCGCCGACTACGTCCTGATGGGCTACGGCACCGGCGCGATCATGGCCGTCCCGGCGCACGACACGCGCGACTTCGCCTTCGCGCGCGCCTTCGAACTGCCGATCCGCTGCGTCGTCGAGCCGACCGACGGCAGGGGTACCGACCCCGCGACGTGGGACGACGCCTTCGTGTCGTACGACGCGAAGATCATCAACTCCACCGGTGCGGGTGTCTCCCTGGACGGCCTGGGCGTCGCCGAGGCCAAGGCGCGCATCACCGAATGGCTGGAGCGCGAGGGCATCGGCGAGGGCACCGTCAACTTCCGGCTGCGCGACTGGCTGTTCAGCCGTCAGCGCTACTGGGGCGAGCCCTTCCCGATCGTCTACGACGAGGACGGCATCGCCCACGCGCTGCCCGAGTCGATGCTGCCGCTGGAGCTGCCCGAGGTCGAGGACTACTCGCCGCGCACCTTCGACCCGGACGACGCCGACACCCAGCCCGAGACGCCGCTGTCGCGCAACGAGGAGTGGGTCAACGTCACCCTGGACCTGGGCGACGGCC
It encodes:
- the leuS gene encoding leucine--tRNA ligase, producing MSETNPAATAEVAAPHRYTAAMAAEIEARWQDFWDAEGTYAAPNPKGDLAGDSELVARPKKFIMDMFPYPSGAGLHVGHPLGYIATDVFARFQRMTGHNVLHTLGFDAFGLPAEQYAVQTGTHPRVSTEANIENMTAQLRRLGLGHDKRRSFATIDPDYYKWTQWIFLQIFNSWYDDEARKARPIAELVAAFESGERAVPGHTRAWSELSADERADVLGEYRLAYASDAPVNWCPGLGTVLANEEVTADGRSERGNFPVFKAKLRQWNMRITAYADRLLEDLDALDWPEAIKLQQRNWIGRSEGARVDFPIDGERITVFTTRPDTLFGASYMVLAPEHPLVDKFTPDAWPEGTHDVWTGGHASPAEAVAAYRAQAASKSDVERQAEAKDKTGVFIGSYATNPVNGERVPVFIADYVLMGYGTGAIMAVPAHDTRDFAFARAFELPIRCVVEPTDGRGTDPATWDDAFVSYDAKIINSTGAGVSLDGLGVAEAKARITEWLEREGIGEGTVNFRLRDWLFSRQRYWGEPFPIVYDEDGIAHALPESMLPLELPEVEDYSPRTFDPDDADTQPETPLSRNEEWVNVTLDLGDGPKRYRRETNTMPNWAGSCWYELRYLDPHNSEQLVDPEIEQYWMGPREGQPHGGVDLYVGGAEHAVLHLLYARFWSKVLFDLGHVSSAEPFHKLFNQGMIQAYVYRDSRGIAVPAAEVEERDGGYYYQGEKVSRLLGKMGKSLKNAVTPDEIAAEYGADTLRLYEMAMGPLDVSRPWDTRAVVGQFRLLQRLWRNVVDETTGAVTVVDAEPDEDTLRALHKAIDGVRGDLEGMRFNTAIAKVTELNNHLTKTGGAVPRSVAEALVLMAAPLAPHIAEELWRKLGHTDSVVHRDFPVADPAYVVDETVTCVVQIKGKVKARLEVSPAISEEDLEKAALSDEKVVAALDGAGIRKVIVRAPKLVNIVPA
- a CDS encoding histidine phosphatase family protein codes for the protein MSTTGEVPTGKPGRGRRVILWRHGQTSWNVERRFQGTTDVPLTEAGVSQARRAARLLVNLKPDAIIASDLQRAADTAAELAGLTGLAVTHDEGLRETYAGVWQGLTHEEIIARHGEEYAAWKRGEPVRRGGGELETEVADRAAPVVLRHAEKLPDDGTLVVVSHGGTIRTTIGRLIGLEAGYWESLGGLTNCCWSVLGEGARGWRLLEHNAGTLPEPVLGDDD
- the rsfS gene encoding ribosome silencing factor translates to MTATDRSLELVNTAAQAAADKLAHDIIAYDVSDVLSITDAFLLASAPNDRQVKSIVDEIEERLLKELGAKPVRREGDREARWVLLDYVDIVVHVQHSEERVFYALERLWKDCPELELPDDAKATRGKAEEHAKLQAAEEAADLGGEWR
- a CDS encoding NADH-quinone oxidoreductase subunit NuoF family protein, whose product is MNEALPDVPEVRVVGLPQLTSGFDLVERLDLPMHLKVHGPLEPMGGEQLAKLAENINLKGRGGAGFPFHKKLRSVAEAAIKRGVRPVVVINGSEDEPACRKDTVLINRAPHLILDGALLCAEALGARTLVVGVTRESTQRSMEAALAERGLSNSRRSALRAWVQRNPVRMVTGAAASLVRSIDGGPAIPPGRKVSASQNGVGGAPTLLSNAETFAQLAIAARIGPERYGNTGLYDEPGTVMLTVSGAVARPMVIEVPTGVPLRYVLQLAGAPPVPQGVLTGGYHGKWIDAATVNEAVVSRNSLDAVGGALGAGAILPITQETCPLGESLRVAQWLAEESAGQCGPCYLGLPAAARGMEDILNGGGPAALEALKQVAKNVKRRGACSHPDGSAMFLESTIKAFTDDLAAHVLGNGCGRRVEGVLPLFEGGRAPTGIPGGAESEENGPSRQKIYVDWTLCRGHGLCADILPEVFQLGADGFPTVAQAKVPRYAEAKAMRAVRRCPALALRIEEDTRAQDSSRNNLPVLSQGRGRRALGR
- a CDS encoding ferric reductase-like transmembrane domain-containing protein encodes the protein MDDAFLEFLNFGAGVLSLVLLTCSVVWGLVAQDRMILNTRQRMTAQAVHRVTAVASIAFLLVHIVTKLVLEHTSWIAAFIPFGLLISGGDQFTGTAFLIGLGTLAGMLMIFVGVTGALRNRFASSAPVAARWRAMHMLAYPAWCAALVHGLFAGRPAKTFFMVSYELCVVAVGAALALRAAPRPFKRKVADRLTRLIGNGEPAAREDLEASRARATESALSGYEEPRSRRRARDGQPAGPLPGTTGPLPGMRSPSAAETTGGFAAAYRAVSPPARERQQSLAADQASPFDLPLDMQPTEAIPRIDGGGSTSGNWPIPSPPPVGEAPPSAYDPLNDTGYNIPVYDNSGTPGYGNGASGYGSSDVYDTAETNAVFGTYNQNDTYNNSGPATETLPGASYDFDAPGSGEPWNTPSGGFK